ATGAATTATTGCAAACTGCCATTGCACAAGAAAATCGGGCTATGCTTGACTGTCCCAAATGCAAAAATAGGCAACTGATTATAAGGGATAAAATTGTCAAATGTCCTGATGAGAACTGTAATTGGGTACAATTTCGAAATGTGTGTGGTGTGCAAATCAGTATAGCCGATATAGAAAACCTTGTAATCAAAAGAAAAACTACTCTCATCAAAGGGATGAAAAGCAAATCCGGAAAGAAATTCGATGCCTATATCGTATTAAATGAGAAAGCCGAAAGCTCTTTTGAATTTGAAAAATCTAAACTTCCGAAGAAATAATGAGTGATTCTATCATTACCCGTCCGGAAATTGAGAACCGCATTTATACTATAAGAGGACAACAGGTTATGCTCGACAGTGATCTCGCAAGGATTTATCAGGTAGAAACCAAAGTCTTTAATCAGACTGTAAAGCGTAATACAGACCGCTTTCCTGAATCCTTTTGTTTTCAATTGACACAGGATGAATTTGATGCAATTAACTTGAGGTCACAATTTGTGACCTCAAGTTTGAATTACGGGGGAAGACGTTATCTGCCTTATGTTTTTTCCGAACAAGGAATTGCGATGCTTTCAGCTGTACTCCGTAGCAATATTGCCATAAAAGTAAGCATCGAGATAATGAATGCCTTTGTGGAAATGCGCAAGATACTTGTTAATAACGCAGCCTTGTTTCATCGACTGGATAAGATTGAACTGAAACAGATAGATGCAGACCAGAAATTTGAAGAAATCTTTAAGGCACTGGAAAGCGGAAAGTTGTACAGTGAAAAGGGCATTTTCTATAATGGGCAAATTTTTGATGCCTATGCTTTTGTTTCCGATATTATCCGCAGTGCCCAAAGTTCCATTATCCTTATTGATAATTATGTAGACGATACTGTGCTAACCTTGTTGGGTAAGAGAAATAGTGATGTTACCGCAACAATCTATACTAAAAGCATAAGTAATCAGTTACGGCTAGATGTGCAACGATATAACAGTCAATATCCCCTGATTGAAGTTGAGGTTTTTTCGGATGTCCATGACCGTTTTCTCATAATTGATAATACTGAACTCTACCACATAGGAGCATCATTAAAAGATCTGGGTAAAAAATGGTTTGCATTTTCGAGAATGGATATTGAGGTTGGCAGGATGCTCCAAATTTTAGCCATTTAGCAAAATTCTAAATAAAAATATAGTATGAATACACAGCAAAAAGACCTGTCATATTTCAGGTTACGACTACAAGAATTATTAACTATAAGCTTTCCCGAAAAAGCGTATGATGTTAAATTTATTGACCAGCGTTCAAGTTGGGCTTCCAATGCTTATGAAGATGCTTTTCGAGCAGGAAACCCAATAAACCAATGTGATCATATTGCCGATTATGTCTTATTTGAAGGATTGCACTTTTCAAAATTTGATACCCTTTTTCAAGTAGTCTGCAATGAGTTTGATGCGAGAATGGCAGATGAAGAATTACGACCGTTTGCCTTAAAGATGTTGCCTATTTGCTACCCTGTTTTTACAAACTACAAATTAACGGATGACTTCGCCTATACAACGGAGTTTGATTTGCTCTATACGGAACTGACAGGAACCATAGCAATATGGATAGAGGAACATGGGCTTCAGTAAACGTCAACATCTCCAATCGAATATTGATTCCCTGCGAATTGCTTTTAAACTGGAAAAGGAGAACAGAAAAGCCTCCGCAGGCGAAAGACTGCTAATGATGCAATACAGCGGATTTGGTGGTCTTAAATTTGTGTTGAATCCTGCCCAAAATCCGATAGATATTAACCATTGGAGAAAGACCGAATATGAACTTTTTCCAGTTACACAGGAACTCCATCAGCTTCTAAAAGAAAATGCAACTGATGAAAAACAATACCGTAGATATGTGGACAGTATGCGGAGTTCTGTACTGACTGCATTTTACACACCACCTTTGATTATTGATGCTATTTCCACCACATTAAAAGAAAATGGTGTAAGCATTCAAAAACTTTTAGAACCATCTGCCGGTAACGGTTCTTTCATACAATCCTTTGCAGATAAAGATATGCCACAGGTTACCGCTTATGAAAAGGACTTGCTCACTGGAAAAATTTTAAAACAGCTCTATCCAGATAATACGATCCGCATTAGCGGCTTTGAAGAAATACCCGAAAGGGAAAAAAACAGCTATGATGTGGTAGCTAGCAATATCCCTTTCGGTGATACGTCCGTCTTTGATCTTTCCTATTCCAGAAGCAGGGACGCTGCAAAAGTACAGGCTGCCCGAAGCATACACAATTACTTCTTTATGAAGGGAGCCGAAATGCTCCGTGAAGGTGGTGTGCTGGCTTTTATCACTTCACAAGGTGTGCTGAACAGCCCGAAGAACGAACCCATACGCAAGGTATTGATGCAGGACAACAACCTAGTTTCAGTCGTTCGGTTGCCAAATAATTTATTTACCGACTATGCTGGTACAGAGGTAGGAAGTGATCTAATAATTCTGCAAAAGAATACTGCAAAACAAAGTTTGACCGAAGCGGAAGAACTGTTTTGTCAGAGTCAAATAACGGAATACAATACGCCAAGCAACGCCTTGTTTCAAGACAACGGAAGGATTATACATACTACACAGATGTTGGCTACCGATCCTTATGGACAACCTGCATTTGTCTATACGCACAGGGATGGTGTGGAAGGAATTGCCAAGGACCTAAAGCAAATGCTATCGGAAGATTTTGGAAAACATCTGGATATTGGCTTGTATAAAGGTGAACGAAACGATGCGCCAATCAAACAAATTCCTATAACACCAACGGTTGCAACTCCCGTTGCCGGATCTGCAACCATTTCACAGAAAACGCAGACATTAACTGCTCAAACAATAAATAAAGACATTGTAAAAGAAGAAAGGCAACTAAGCATTTTTGATCTCTTTGAAAATTCAAAAGAACTGGCGTCTTTTACCACTCCTGTTAAAGCAGTCACAACAACAAAACTACCAGCCAAAAGAAAAAGAACTGTGAGCGGATATCAGGGAAACCTGTTCAGCGGTTTGATGCAACAACCTCCCATTTCTACTTCTCCAGTAAATAGCAATATACCAAATGAGAGAAATACACAGGAAGTTATCGGCGATTTGTTTTCAGGACTGAAAGGAAATAATCTCTCCGAAAAGATTACCGCAGGCAACACCATTCCCGAACCAGCAATTTATACCAAAGAAATACAGTCTTTTCATCGTAACGATAGCCTTGCAGTGGATAACGGCTGGGTCGGCTATCTTAAAGATTTTGATAGCGATAAGAAACAGGCGATGTTTCATCCTTTGCAATTATCGTCCTTACAGAAAGGAAGAGCTGAAGCCTATATTTCTGTACGAGATAACTACCTCGATTTATATCAGAAGGAAGCCAAACTGCAAACCGAACATAAAGAAGAGAGAGAAACATTTAATAAGGTTTACGATGCCTTCGTAAAAAGGTACGGCAACCTGAACAGTGCCGATAATATCAAGCTTATCAAAACAGACAGTTCCGGTAAGGAAATGGCTTATTTGGAACGTGTTGTGGGCGGTGTGGTACATAAGGCGGATATCTTCCACCGTCCGGTAAGCTTCTCCATTACCACATTAGCTACCGATAATCCCGATGAGGCTTTAGCCGCATCATTGAACAAATACGGGAACGTTGATCTAGACTTTATGTCCAAAATCAGCGGTATATCATCCGACGATTTGAAAGCGGTATTGCACGGACGCATCTTTTATAATCCTTTGGAAAAGGAATATGAAATAGCTGAAAGATGGGTAGCTGGCAATGTGGTGGAGAAAGCCACAGCCTTAAAAAGCTATCTCGAAAGCAATCCCCATGATAGGCAGGCCAAAGAAAGCCTTACGTCTTTAGAAGAAGCCCGACCAAGACGTATCGAATTTGAAGAGTTAGATTTCAATCTTGGTGAACGCTGGATACCGACAGGGATCTATGCCCGTTTTGCTTCTCATCTTTTTGATACGGAGGTGCGTATCCAGTATTCTGAAACTTCCGATGACTTTTCTATAAAATGCGATCAGAAAAATGTACATATATGGGATAAATATGCCGTCAAGTCTGAAAGTCGAACATTTGACGGGATTGCTCTACTGAAAAACGCATTAGTCAATACTACTCCTGATATTACCAAAAAAGTAATGATTGATGATAAGGAAGTCAAGGTAAGGGATATGGAAGCTATACAGATGGCGAATACCAAGATTGATGAAATACGTACCGCCTTTACCGAATGGCTTCACACTCAAAACGATGAGTTTAAAAAAAGGCTGACCGACCAGTATAACGATACCTTTAACTGTTTTGTGCGTCCGCAGTACGACGGAAGCCATCAGGAATTTCCAGGACTGGACAGAAAAGGCTTAGGCATTAACGATTTATATTCGAGCCAAAAGGATACAGTATGGATGATCAAGCTGAACAACGGTGCGATTTGCGATCACGAAGTAGGAGCCGGCAAGACATTGGTGATGTGTACCGCAGCACAGGAGATGAAACGTTTGGGAATGGTACACAAACCTATGATAATAGGATTGAAAGCCAATGTCCATGAGATTGCAGAAACGTACCGTAAAGCCTACCCACACGCTAAAATTATGTATCCTGGCAAAGAAGATTTTACCCCACAGAAAAGGCAACGGATTTTCGGAGATATTAAAAACAACGATTGGGACTGCGTGATATTGACCCATGACCAGTTTGGCATGATACCCCAGTCGCCAGAAATGCAAAAGGAAATCCTACAAGTCGAACTGAACAGCGTGGAAGATAATCTTGCCGCTTTGGAAGCACAGGGCAAAGAGATTTCAAGGGGTATGCTCAAAGGTGTAATCATCAGGAGACAGAACCTTGAAGTTAGGCTGAAAACTTTGGAACATGACATCGAAAACCGAAAAGATGATGTAGTGGATTTTAAGATGATGGGCATCGACCACTTATTTGCTGATGAAAGCCACCAGTTCAAAAACCTGATGTTCAATACGCGTCATGACCGGGTTGCAGGTTTGGGCAATATGATGGGAAGCCAAAAGGCCATGAACCTGCTTTTTGCCATCCGCACCATTCAGGATCGCATACAAGGCGATATGGGTGCTACCTTTCTTTCAGGTACAACTATCAGCAATTCCTTAACCGAGTTATATCTATTGTTTAAATATCTCCGTCCAAGAGCATTGGAAAAACAAGGTATTAACTGTTTTGATGCGTGGGCGGCTATCTATGCAAGGAAAACGACTGATTATGAGTTTTCGGTAGCGAATAATATCGTGTCAAAAGAACGCTTCCGCTACTTTATCAAAGTGCCGGAACTGGCACAGTTCTATTCGGAAATCACGGATTACAGAACCGCTAAGGATATTGGTATAGATCGTCCGGAAAAGAACGAGGTACTTTATAATATACCGCCTACGCCCGATCAGGAAGTATTCATCCAGAAATTGATGGAGTTTGCTAAATCAGGTAATGCGACCTTATTGGGAAGACCTCCGCTAACAGATAGGGAAGAAAAAGCAAAGATGCTGATTGCTACGGATTATGCCCGTAAGATGTCCCTCGATATGCGGATGGTAAGCAGTAAATATAATGACCACCCCGATAACAAAGCTTCTCATTGTGCAACCAATATTGCAAAGTATTACCAAAAATTCCATGCGCAGAAAGGAACGCAGTTTGTTTTTTCAGATTTAGGCACTTACAAGCCAGGAGAATGGAATGTATATGGGGAAATCAAGCGCAAACTTGTAGATGATTATGGTATACCGGAACATGAAGTCCGTTTTATACAGGAAGCTAAAAATGATAAGCAACGCAAGGAGCTTATAGGCGGTATGAATGAGGGGAAAATCCGTGTGCTGTTTGGTTCTACCGGCATGTTGGGAACTGGTGTAAATGCACAGAAAAGAGCTGTTGCCGTTCATCATTTGGATACCCCGTGGAGACCAAGCGATCTTGCTCAACGTGACGGAAGGGCTGTGCGAAAAGGCAATGAAATTGCCAAATTTTTCGCCGATAACAAGGTGGATGTAATTATCTATGCAGTCGAAAAATCGCTGGACAGCTACAAGTTTAATCTTTTGTACAATAAACAGCTTTTTATTGACCAACTCAAAACCAACAATCTAGGAAAGCGAACCATTGATGAGGGGAGTATGGATGAAAAATCGGGAATGAATTTCTCTGAATACGTAGCTATACTTTCGGGAAATACGGATTTATTGGAAAAAGCAAAACTGGAAAAACAGGTCGCTGGATTGGAAAGTGAGAAGCAGGCATTCAATCGTTCCAAGTTCAGCTCCAAATACAAGCTGGAAGATATTTCTGCGACACTAGAGTCTGCCAAGTCACGATTGGAACGAATGGGTCACGATTGGAAAAATCTGCAACAGCGCTTACAAAAAGGGCAGGATGGAACGATACTGAACCTTGTACAGCTAGACGGATTGTCACCTAATGCCGATGTGAAACAGATTGGGACCAAACTTAACCAGATTGCGGATAAAGCCCGTACTGGAGGTCAGTATGACGAAATAGGCAGCCTGTATGGGTTTACATTATTGGTTAAAACTGAAATATCCGAAAAAGAAGGTGCTGATATTAAAGTCAATCGTTTTTTGGTACAGGGTGAAGGCAATATAAAATACACTTATAATAATGGCTTGATTGCTAATGACGCAAAGCTTGCGTCAATGAATTTCCTTAGTGCTTTGGAAAAAATACCTAGCTATATTGATCAGGAACAAAAGAAAATTACCGAATTACAAAAAGACCTGCCTGTACTTCAGGAAGTAGTCAATGGTATATGGACGAAGGAAAGCAGGTTGAGTCAACTGAAAACGGGATTGGCGGCCATTGACAGGAAAATACAGTTGTCTATTACTTCCGAGCCCAAAGAACAGAAAGAAGCTATAAAAATAAATAATGTTCAGGAAAGGTCTTCTGTAGGTTTGAAAGCAATGTAATTTCATTGGTAAAAACAAAACATTCTTTTTTATTTGGTAGTAAATTTTGAAAAACACCTTAATTTTTTGTCTTCTGATGCGTAACTATGATAGCTAACTTGTTAAGAAAAGTGTAGCGAAAATGTGATTTTTAACACGTTGTTAGTAAAAAATCAATATAAATTGATTAATTTTGGATTTAAATTAAACTACAAATGAATACATTTCACATTTTAGTAATAGTATTATTTGGTTTCTTATTGATACCAAGTAATTCTTTTGCCTGTGAAAATAATTCAACAAAACATTCTTCTACAAAAGAGACATCTTCAAATATGGACAAAGACGATTGTTGCAAAAATGACAATCATTCCAAAACGAAAAATCACGAAGGTTGTGGAGGAAAATGTAACCATTCTAGATGCAGTTGCGCTACTTCTTGCAACAGTAGTACTGTTGCTATTAATGAATTGAAATTTAATAGCAATCTTTTTAATTTCTCTTCTGAAAAACAAAAATTTTATAATTACAAAACCACTATTTCTTCTGGTTTTAATTCTCTTTGGCTTATACCTAAAATAAGCTAAAATCTATAGTTGATAGCCATAATTATATCTTATTGATAACTATTATTGGTCTCCAAATCATTTATTTTATCGGTTAATTTCAATTTCAAGATGATGGGTATTCTATGATTTCATTTTTGTTATTGCTTAACTAATTCAATTTAACATTATTTACATACAATGAACTCATTAAAAAAAATAATGATAGCAATACTTCTATTGTTATCAGTAGTGGTATCCAACGCACAAATTAAAAATGCTAAAATAGAGTCCGTTAAAATTTACGGAAACTGCGGAATGTGCGAAGCCAAAATAGAAAAAGCAGGTAGTCTAAAAAATGTCGCAAACGTTGACTGGAACGCAGATACAAAAATGGCTGTCCTTAGTTATGATCCTAAAATAACCAGTCAAGACGAAATACTCAAACGTATTGCATTGTCAGGTTATGACAGTGATAAATTTCTTGCTCCAGATGATACATATTCAAAACTTGCAGGATGTTGTCAATATGATCGTGAGGCAAAAGTTCCTGTTAAAACAGAACCAAAAAGCGAAATGACAGGAATGGAAAGCAACAGACTTTCAACAACAGCTGAAAATCAAACCGTAAATCAACTACAGCCAGTTTTGGACAATTATTTTTTACTGAAAGATGCTTTAGTAAAAACAGATGCTAAAACAGCTTCTGAAAAAGCAGCAGCATTATTATCTTCGATTACTGCAGTGAAAATGGAAATATTAAAAATGGATGAACATGTGATTTGGATGAAAATCTTAAAAGATTTAACTGCCGATTCCAAAAGTATTTCTGAAACACAAGATATTAAGAAACAAAGAGATTTTTTCAAATCATTATCTAAAAACATTTATGAATTGATTAAAGTTTCCAAACCTACTGAAGCGATCTATTACCAATACTGCCCAATGCAAGATGCCAATTGGCTAAGCAAAGAAAATGCTGTTAAAAATCCATACTATGGCTCACAAATGTTGAGTTGTGGTAAAACTATAGAAACAATAAAATACTAAAAAGATGAAAACACTAATTATTGTATTAAGTGCATTTTTTGCATTTAATTCAGCAGTAACAGGACAAACTGTTACAAAAAAGGAAGAACAAAAAACAATTTACGTTTGTCCTACACATCCTGACAAAACAAATTCAAGCTCAGGTAAATGCCCACAATGTGGGATGGATATGGTAAAAGTCACCGAAAAAATTGATTTGCACCCGCAAAAAGGAAGTCAGCCTCAAAGTAAAATTGTGACAAAATATGTTTGTCCTATGGATGGATCAACTTCTGATAAACCAGGTAAATGTTCTAAATGTGCAATGGCAATGGTAAAAACCACAGAAAAAATTGATTTGCACCCGCAAAAAGGAAGTCAGCCTACGAGTAAAACTGTGACAAAATATGTTTGCTCGATGGACGGCACAACTTCTGATAAACCGGGTCAATGCGCTAAATGTGGAATGGGTTTGGTAAAAGTCACCGAAAAAGTTGATTTGCACCCGCAAAAAGGAAGTCAGCCTCAAAGTAAAATTGTGACAAAATATGTTTGTCCTATGGATGGTTCCACTTCAGATGTACCTGGAAAATGTCCTAAATGCGGTATGGATATGACGCAAACAGAAGACCATAAACACTAATCTAATCTTTCAATAACAAAAAAAATAAAAATGAAAAATATAATTCTTTCAGCAATAGCAGTAGCAATCACAATGGTTTCTTGTAATCAAAAAAATAAGCAAGAAGAAACAGTTAATTCAGAAATAAGTAAACCTGAAACTGCAACTGTAAAAGTCAATCCTACTTCTTTTTCCATTAAAGAAATTGTAACGGATTATTTGTCTTTAAAAAATGCTTTGACTAAAGACGATTCTAACGCTACTGCCGATGCAGGAAAAGCATTGGTAGAGACTTTGGGAAAAATAGATATGAAAAAATTATCTGGTGAACAAATGAAAACCTATATGGATATTGCCGATGATCTCAAAGAACACGCTGAACATATTGGAGATAATGCGGGGAACATAGCACACCAAAGAGAGCATTTTGTTTTAATGAGTAAAGACATCAATGATTTGATAAAAACTTTTGGAACTGAACAAAAACTGTATGAGGACTTTTGCCCAATGGCTGATGAAGGAAAAGGTGCTATTTGGATAAGCGAAGCGAAAGAAATCAAAAACCCTTATTTTGGTTCAGAAATGCTTACTTGTGGTTCTGTGAGAAAAGAATTCTAAGATGAAAAAAATCTTCAAAAAGATATTTTTTATTGGATTAATTATTTTTTTGCTGATACAGTTATATCAGCCTGCTCGCAACATTGCGTTGGAGCAGGATTTAACTGCAAATTTCACAAAAGTATATAATGTTCCTAAAAATGTTGAAGCGATATTGCGAACCTCTTGTTATGATTGTCACAGCAATAACACCAATTATCCGTGGTATTCCAACATTCAACCCGTTGGAATTTTTATGAAAAATCATATAAATGAAGGAAAAGAGAATTTGAATTTCAATGAATATGGAAATTATTCACAACGCAAACAGAATAGCAAATTAAAAGCTATCAGCAAACAAATTAAGTTGAATGAAATGCCTTTGGCTTCTTATACTTTGATCCATAAAAACGCAATACTTTCAAGTAGTCAAAAACAGGAAGTAATGGATTGGATTGAGAAAACTAGCGATAGTCTTTCATCTAAATACTAAACATTATGGTAGAAAAATTAATATCATTTTCATTAAAAAACAGATTTGTCGTATTGCTCGTTTCGGCCTGTTTATTTGCTTGGGGTGTTTATAGCGTGCAACAAAATCCCATTGATGCCATTCCCGATTTGTCCGAAAATCAAGTGATTGTTTTTACGGAGTGGATGGGCAGAAGTCCGCAGGTTATTGAATCACAGGTAACCTATCCTTTGGTTTCGAATCTTCAGGGAATTCCAAAAGTTAAGAATATTCGTGGTGCTTCTATGTTTGGAATGAGTTTCGTATATATCGTTTTTGAGGACAACGTAGATATTTATTGGGCAAGAACAAGGGTTTTGGAAAGGCTGAATTATGCTCAGCGCCTTTTGCCCCAAAATGTGGTACCTACGCTTGGTCCTGATGGTACAGGTGTTGGTCACATATTTTGGTATCATTTAGATGCAAATGGTATGGACTTGGGTGAGCAAAGAGCCTTGCAGGATTGGTATGTGAAATTTGCGCTACAAACTGTTCCCGGGGTTGCAGAAGTAGCTTCTTTTGGAGGTTTTGAAAAGCAATACCAATTGGTTTTAGACCCTTTGAAAATGCAATATTATAAAGTCACTATGATGGAAGTGATGAATGCTGTTAAAGCCAATAATAATGATGTGGGAGGACGGAAATTTGAAATGAGTGATATGTCATACATCATAAGGGGTTTGGGATATATAAAAAGCATAAAGGACGTAGAAGAAATTGCCATCAAAAATTACAATTCTATTCCGGTGCGGGTAAAAGATATCGGTTCCATTCAAATGGGAGGCGATTTGCGTTTGGGTATTTTTGATGAAAATGGCACAGGAGAAGTCGTCGGTGGTATCGTAGTTATGCGATACGGAGAAAATGCAGATAATGTCATAAA
The Flavobacterium sp. 5 DNA segment above includes these coding regions:
- a CDS encoding DUF3347 domain-containing protein, which codes for MNSLKKIMIAILLLLSVVVSNAQIKNAKIESVKIYGNCGMCEAKIEKAGSLKNVANVDWNADTKMAVLSYDPKITSQDEILKRIALSGYDSDKFLAPDDTYSKLAGCCQYDREAKVPVKTEPKSEMTGMESNRLSTTAENQTVNQLQPVLDNYFLLKDALVKTDAKTASEKAAALLSSITAVKMEILKMDEHVIWMKILKDLTADSKSISETQDIKKQRDFFKSLSKNIYELIKVSKPTEAIYYQYCPMQDANWLSKENAVKNPYYGSQMLSCGKTIETIKY
- a CDS encoding efflux RND transporter permease subunit, which gives rise to MVEKLISFSLKNRFVVLLVSACLFAWGVYSVQQNPIDAIPDLSENQVIVFTEWMGRSPQVIESQVTYPLVSNLQGIPKVKNIRGASMFGMSFVYIVFEDNVDIYWARTRVLERLNYAQRLLPQNVVPTLGPDGTGVGHIFWYHLDANGMDLGEQRALQDWYVKFALQTVPGVAEVASFGGFEKQYQLVLDPLKMQYYKVTMMEVMNAVKANNNDVGGRKFEMSDMSYIIRGLGYIKSIKDVEEIAIKNYNSIPVRVKDIGSIQMGGDLRLGIFDENGTGEVVGGIVVMRYGENADNVIKAVKAKMKEVEKGLPEGVTFKTSYDRSELIEKAIESVKGTLIEEMIAVSIVVLLFLFHWRSALIILIQIPISVAVAFIFLQAFGISSNIMSLTGIALAIGVLVDDGIVMVENAYRTISEKQEEMDNNQ
- a CDS encoding N-6 DNA methylase is translated as MGFSKRQHLQSNIDSLRIAFKLEKENRKASAGERLLMMQYSGFGGLKFVLNPAQNPIDINHWRKTEYELFPVTQELHQLLKENATDEKQYRRYVDSMRSSVLTAFYTPPLIIDAISTTLKENGVSIQKLLEPSAGNGSFIQSFADKDMPQVTAYEKDLLTGKILKQLYPDNTIRISGFEEIPEREKNSYDVVASNIPFGDTSVFDLSYSRSRDAAKVQAARSIHNYFFMKGAEMLREGGVLAFITSQGVLNSPKNEPIRKVLMQDNNLVSVVRLPNNLFTDYAGTEVGSDLIILQKNTAKQSLTEAEELFCQSQITEYNTPSNALFQDNGRIIHTTQMLATDPYGQPAFVYTHRDGVEGIAKDLKQMLSEDFGKHLDIGLYKGERNDAPIKQIPITPTVATPVAGSATISQKTQTLTAQTINKDIVKEERQLSIFDLFENSKELASFTTPVKAVTTTKLPAKRKRTVSGYQGNLFSGLMQQPPISTSPVNSNIPNERNTQEVIGDLFSGLKGNNLSEKITAGNTIPEPAIYTKEIQSFHRNDSLAVDNGWVGYLKDFDSDKKQAMFHPLQLSSLQKGRAEAYISVRDNYLDLYQKEAKLQTEHKEERETFNKVYDAFVKRYGNLNSADNIKLIKTDSSGKEMAYLERVVGGVVHKADIFHRPVSFSITTLATDNPDEALAASLNKYGNVDLDFMSKISGISSDDLKAVLHGRIFYNPLEKEYEIAERWVAGNVVEKATALKSYLESNPHDRQAKESLTSLEEARPRRIEFEELDFNLGERWIPTGIYARFASHLFDTEVRIQYSETSDDFSIKCDQKNVHIWDKYAVKSESRTFDGIALLKNALVNTTPDITKKVMIDDKEVKVRDMEAIQMANTKIDEIRTAFTEWLHTQNDEFKKRLTDQYNDTFNCFVRPQYDGSHQEFPGLDRKGLGINDLYSSQKDTVWMIKLNNGAICDHEVGAGKTLVMCTAAQEMKRLGMVHKPMIIGLKANVHEIAETYRKAYPHAKIMYPGKEDFTPQKRQRIFGDIKNNDWDCVILTHDQFGMIPQSPEMQKEILQVELNSVEDNLAALEAQGKEISRGMLKGVIIRRQNLEVRLKTLEHDIENRKDDVVDFKMMGIDHLFADESHQFKNLMFNTRHDRVAGLGNMMGSQKAMNLLFAIRTIQDRIQGDMGATFLSGTTISNSLTELYLLFKYLRPRALEKQGINCFDAWAAIYARKTTDYEFSVANNIVSKERFRYFIKVPELAQFYSEITDYRTAKDIGIDRPEKNEVLYNIPPTPDQEVFIQKLMEFAKSGNATLLGRPPLTDREEKAKMLIATDYARKMSLDMRMVSSKYNDHPDNKASHCATNIAKYYQKFHAQKGTQFVFSDLGTYKPGEWNVYGEIKRKLVDDYGIPEHEVRFIQEAKNDKQRKELIGGMNEGKIRVLFGSTGMLGTGVNAQKRAVAVHHLDTPWRPSDLAQRDGRAVRKGNEIAKFFADNKVDVIIYAVEKSLDSYKFNLLYNKQLFIDQLKTNNLGKRTIDEGSMDEKSGMNFSEYVAILSGNTDLLEKAKLEKQVAGLESEKQAFNRSKFSSKYKLEDISATLESAKSRLERMGHDWKNLQQRLQKGQDGTILNLVQLDGLSPNADVKQIGTKLNQIADKARTGGQYDEIGSLYGFTLLVKTEISEKEGADIKVNRFLVQGEGNIKYTYNNGLIANDAKLASMNFLSALEKIPSYIDQEQKKITELQKDLPVLQEVVNGIWTKESRLSQLKTGLAAIDRKIQLSITSEPKEQKEAIKINNVQERSSVGLKAM
- a CDS encoding DUF1896 domain-containing protein, with protein sequence MNTQQKDLSYFRLRLQELLTISFPEKAYDVKFIDQRSSWASNAYEDAFRAGNPINQCDHIADYVLFEGLHFSKFDTLFQVVCNEFDARMADEELRPFALKMLPICYPVFTNYKLTDDFAYTTEFDLLYTELTGTIAIWIEEHGLQ
- a CDS encoding heavy metal-binding domain-containing protein; translation: MKTLIIVLSAFFAFNSAVTGQTVTKKEEQKTIYVCPTHPDKTNSSSGKCPQCGMDMVKVTEKIDLHPQKGSQPQSKIVTKYVCPMDGSTSDKPGKCSKCAMAMVKTTEKIDLHPQKGSQPTSKTVTKYVCSMDGTTSDKPGQCAKCGMGLVKVTEKVDLHPQKGSQPQSKIVTKYVCPMDGSTSDVPGKCPKCGMDMTQTEDHKH
- a CDS encoding DUF3347 domain-containing protein, yielding MKNIILSAIAVAITMVSCNQKNKQEETVNSEISKPETATVKVNPTSFSIKEIVTDYLSLKNALTKDDSNATADAGKALVETLGKIDMKKLSGEQMKTYMDIADDLKEHAEHIGDNAGNIAHQREHFVLMSKDINDLIKTFGTEQKLYEDFCPMADEGKGAIWISEAKEIKNPYFGSEMLTCGSVRKEF
- a CDS encoding heme-binding domain-containing protein, which gives rise to MKKIFKKIFFIGLIIFLLIQLYQPARNIALEQDLTANFTKVYNVPKNVEAILRTSCYDCHSNNTNYPWYSNIQPVGIFMKNHINEGKENLNFNEYGNYSQRKQNSKLKAISKQIKLNEMPLASYTLIHKNAILSSSQKQEVMDWIEKTSDSLSSKY
- a CDS encoding ORF6N domain-containing protein; protein product: MSDSIITRPEIENRIYTIRGQQVMLDSDLARIYQVETKVFNQTVKRNTDRFPESFCFQLTQDEFDAINLRSQFVTSSLNYGGRRYLPYVFSEQGIAMLSAVLRSNIAIKVSIEIMNAFVEMRKILVNNAALFHRLDKIELKQIDADQKFEEIFKALESGKLYSEKGIFYNGQIFDAYAFVSDIIRSAQSSIILIDNYVDDTVLTLLGKRNSDVTATIYTKSISNQLRLDVQRYNSQYPLIEVEVFSDVHDRFLIIDNTELYHIGASLKDLGKKWFAFSRMDIEVGRMLQILAI